A genomic stretch from Amycolatopsis sp. 195334CR includes:
- a CDS encoding carbamoyltransferase C-terminal domain-containing protein, with product MRILGINAVFHDPAAALVIDGRVVAAAEEERFSRRKHGKRPVPFSAWEQPEQAARWCLEQGGIDVSELDAVGYSYDPSLVEPDGGSLDPAWEELRTTYARRAPHFLKSALPGLDPDIVRFVRHHVAHAASTGLAAPFRDSAVMVADGRGENISYLAGEYRDGKLLEWATQALPHSLGLLYEDLTEHLGFARSSDEYKVMALASYGRPRFEREFRELVHVTGDGGFRTEPVDWTAFAPYRSGGFEQEHADLAATVQKRLEDVLLELARWLHEQTGQSRLTLAGGTALNCVANSRLHNEGPFEEIWVQPASGDSGTALGAALHLAAEAGEPIEPMPGADLGRGWTDEELRGWLDRAGVRYERPDDVADTVAEALADNRVVAWFQGRAEFGPRALGHRSLLAHPGHKENLERLNDVKGREQFRPVAPMVLAERAAEIFGGGPLPSPYMLFVHRVAPEWTDRIPAVTHVDGTARIQTVAAEEKPLLAKMLRGFAERTGLPVVVNTSLNTAGRPMVDDPRDALECFGSSPVDLLAIGPFVVRRRS from the coding sequence ATGCGGATTCTCGGGATCAATGCCGTGTTCCACGACCCCGCGGCGGCCCTCGTGATCGACGGCCGGGTGGTGGCCGCGGCGGAGGAAGAACGGTTCAGCCGCCGCAAGCACGGCAAGCGGCCGGTGCCGTTCTCCGCCTGGGAGCAACCGGAACAGGCCGCGCGGTGGTGCCTGGAGCAGGGCGGCATCGACGTGTCCGAACTGGACGCGGTCGGGTATTCCTACGACCCCTCGCTGGTCGAACCCGACGGCGGTAGCCTGGATCCGGCGTGGGAGGAATTGCGCACCACCTATGCGCGCCGGGCCCCGCATTTCCTGAAAAGCGCGTTGCCGGGACTCGACCCGGATATCGTCCGGTTCGTCCGTCACCACGTCGCCCACGCGGCCTCGACCGGGCTCGCCGCACCATTCCGGGATTCGGCGGTCATGGTGGCCGACGGCCGTGGCGAGAACATTTCCTACCTGGCTGGGGAATACCGCGACGGCAAACTGCTGGAATGGGCCACCCAAGCGCTGCCCCACTCGCTGGGACTGCTCTACGAGGACCTCACCGAGCACCTCGGCTTCGCCCGGTCCAGTGACGAGTACAAGGTGATGGCGCTGGCCTCTTACGGCAGGCCGCGCTTCGAACGCGAGTTCCGGGAACTGGTGCACGTCACCGGCGACGGCGGCTTCCGCACCGAGCCGGTCGACTGGACCGCGTTCGCGCCCTACCGGAGCGGCGGGTTCGAGCAGGAGCACGCCGATCTGGCCGCGACCGTCCAAAAGCGACTCGAAGACGTGCTGCTCGAACTGGCGCGGTGGCTGCACGAGCAGACCGGGCAGAGCAGGCTGACGCTGGCCGGCGGCACCGCGCTCAACTGCGTGGCGAACAGCCGTCTGCACAACGAAGGGCCGTTCGAGGAGATCTGGGTGCAACCGGCATCCGGTGATTCGGGCACCGCCCTCGGCGCGGCACTGCACCTCGCCGCGGAAGCGGGTGAACCGATCGAGCCCATGCCCGGTGCCGACCTCGGCCGCGGCTGGACCGACGAGGAACTGCGGGGCTGGCTCGATCGCGCCGGGGTGCGGTACGAACGCCCGGACGACGTGGCGGACACCGTCGCCGAAGCCTTGGCGGACAACCGGGTTGTCGCCTGGTTCCAAGGCCGCGCCGAATTCGGGCCGAGGGCGCTGGGGCACCGTTCCCTGCTCGCGCACCCCGGGCACAAGGAGAACCTGGAGCGCCTCAACGACGTCAAGGGCCGTGAGCAGTTCCGGCCGGTGGCGCCGATGGTGCTCGCCGAGCGGGCGGCCGAGATCTTCGGTGGTGGTCCGCTGCCCAGCCCGTACATGCTCTTCGTGCACCGGGTCGCTCCCGAGTGGACGGACCGGATCCCGGCGGTGACCCATGTGGACGGTACCGCCCGCATCCAGACCGTGGCCGCCGAGGAAAAGCCGTTGCTGGCCAAGATGTTGCGCGGGTTCGCCGAGCGCACCGGCCTGCCGGTGGTGGTCAACACCAGCCTGAACACCGCGGGCCGCCCGATGGTCGACGACCCGCGCGACGCACTCGAATGCTTCGGCTCCAGCCCGGTCGACCTGCTGGCCATCGGCCCCTTCGTGGTGCGGAGGCGGTCATGA
- a CDS encoding UDP-glucose/GDP-mannose dehydrogenase family protein: protein MAERPVGVVGAGYVGLTTAACLAHLGHRVTCTEIDESKVDKLGRGEVPISEPGLAELVAEGLGTGRLRFTTSAAGLRDAEVVFVCVPTPMGERGEADLSALESALRDLGARLAPGTVLVLKSTVPVGTTARVPELTGRDDLPAVSNPEFLREGFAVRDFLEPDRIVLGGDQGLDRVAALYTALDAPVIRTNAASAELGKYASNAFLALKLSYANELAELCEQVGADVRQVTTTMGLDDRIGPAFLRPGPGWGGSCLPKDVAALRRSASDRGLRFGLLRAAERTNTAQHERIVGKVQELLTGSPYGSPAGARIGLLGLTFKAGTDDLRDSPALAIAARLAARGAVLTGYDPAVPAARGGPLADVHVVDDPLLVAKDAAALVVLTEWPEFRELDWAQLAQLAERPAVVDTRNLLDAERLAGHGFTCRGLGVPIG from the coding sequence ATGGCTGAGCGTCCGGTCGGGGTGGTCGGGGCCGGGTACGTCGGCCTGACCACCGCCGCCTGCCTGGCCCACCTGGGGCACCGGGTGACCTGCACGGAGATCGACGAGTCCAAAGTGGACAAACTGGGCCGCGGTGAGGTGCCGATCAGCGAACCCGGCCTGGCCGAGCTGGTCGCCGAGGGACTCGGCACCGGGCGGCTGCGGTTCACCACCTCGGCCGCCGGACTGCGGGACGCCGAAGTCGTCTTCGTCTGCGTGCCGACGCCGATGGGGGAGCGGGGCGAAGCGGACCTGAGCGCGCTGGAGTCGGCGCTGCGGGACCTGGGCGCGCGGCTCGCGCCCGGTACCGTGCTGGTGCTCAAGTCGACCGTGCCGGTGGGCACCACCGCCCGCGTGCCCGAGCTGACCGGCCGCGACGACCTCCCGGCGGTGAGCAATCCCGAGTTCCTGCGCGAGGGGTTCGCCGTGCGGGACTTCCTCGAACCCGACCGGATCGTGCTCGGCGGCGACCAGGGACTGGACCGGGTGGCGGCGTTGTACACCGCGCTGGACGCCCCGGTGATCCGCACCAACGCGGCGAGCGCCGAACTCGGGAAGTACGCCAGCAACGCCTTTCTCGCGTTGAAGCTGTCCTACGCCAACGAACTGGCCGAGCTGTGCGAACAGGTCGGCGCGGACGTCCGGCAGGTGACCACGACGATGGGGCTCGACGACCGGATCGGCCCGGCCTTCCTGCGGCCCGGCCCCGGCTGGGGCGGGTCCTGCCTGCCGAAGGACGTGGCGGCGCTGCGGCGGTCCGCGAGCGACCGCGGCCTGCGGTTCGGGTTGCTGCGGGCCGCCGAGCGCACCAACACCGCCCAGCACGAGCGGATCGTCGGCAAGGTCCAGGAACTGCTCACCGGCTCGCCCTACGGCTCACCGGCCGGCGCCAGGATCGGCCTGCTCGGCCTGACCTTCAAGGCGGGCACCGACGATCTGCGGGATTCACCGGCACTGGCGATCGCCGCCCGGCTCGCCGCGCGGGGCGCGGTGCTGACCGGGTACGACCCCGCGGTGCCCGCGGCCAGGGGCGGCCCGCTCGCCGACGTGCACGTGGTGGACGACCCGTTGCTGGTGGCCAAGGACGCCGCCGCACTGGTGGTGCTCACCGAATGGCCCGAGTTCCGCGAACTGGACTGGGCGCAGCTGGCCCAGCTCGCCGAGCGCCCCGCGGTGGTCGACACCCGGAACCTGCTGGACGCCGAACGCCTGGCGGGGCACGGGTTCACCTGCCGGGGCCTCGGCGTCCCGATCGGATGA
- a CDS encoding PfkB family carbohydrate kinase — MSPAGRGPLVVVGDALLDVDVDGTADRLCPDAPVPVVDVVREWQRPGGAGLAAKLAARSAPEVVLLTALGDDEAGERLRALLGTEVDVLALPLAGGTPSKKRIRAGGQPIVRLDEGDGRLADVRSHAGATELLRSASGVLVADYGRGVAANAMIRRLLAEAARRVPLVWDPHPRGAPPVRGSRLVTPNDSEAARFAGGQGPPDELARTLRMTWGCAAVAVTLGADGAVLADAEQTRMTVVPDGCRVSAGSRPDTCGAGDRFSSAAAAALHDGADTAEAVDIAVEAAARFVAAGAAGSLSEQPPLPRGALEAAGQSAFALAAKVRARGGKLVATGGCFDLLHPGHLTLLEHARSLGDALVVCLNSDESVRRLKGETRPILAAPDRARLLNGLAAVDAVVVFGEDTPERVLDRLAPDVWVKGGDYAGPDLPEAGVVRRHGGEVVLVPVLDGYSTSRLVAR; from the coding sequence GTGAGCCCCGCCGGACGAGGTCCGCTGGTCGTCGTCGGCGACGCGCTGCTCGACGTCGACGTGGACGGCACCGCGGACCGGTTGTGCCCCGACGCCCCGGTCCCGGTGGTGGACGTGGTGCGCGAGTGGCAGCGCCCCGGGGGCGCGGGCCTGGCCGCCAAGCTCGCCGCGCGCTCGGCGCCGGAGGTCGTGCTGCTCACCGCGCTCGGTGACGACGAGGCGGGCGAGCGGCTGCGGGCGTTGCTGGGCACCGAGGTCGACGTGCTCGCCCTGCCGCTGGCGGGCGGCACTCCGAGCAAGAAGCGGATCCGCGCGGGTGGTCAGCCGATCGTCCGCCTCGACGAGGGCGACGGGCGGCTGGCCGACGTCCGGTCCCACGCCGGCGCCACCGAACTGCTGCGGAGTGCGTCCGGGGTGCTGGTCGCCGACTACGGCCGGGGCGTCGCGGCCAACGCGATGATCCGCCGCCTGCTCGCCGAAGCGGCCCGCCGGGTGCCGCTGGTGTGGGACCCGCACCCCCGCGGTGCCCCGCCGGTGCGCGGCAGCAGGCTGGTCACGCCCAACGACAGCGAGGCCGCGCGGTTCGCCGGTGGCCAGGGACCGCCCGACGAGCTGGCCCGGACCCTGCGGATGACCTGGGGCTGTGCCGCTGTCGCGGTGACGCTGGGCGCCGACGGCGCGGTGCTCGCCGACGCCGAGCAGACCCGGATGACCGTGGTGCCCGACGGGTGCCGCGTCTCCGCCGGTTCGCGGCCGGACACCTGCGGCGCGGGCGACCGGTTCTCCAGCGCCGCGGCGGCCGCGCTGCACGACGGCGCCGACACCGCCGAAGCCGTGGACATCGCGGTCGAGGCGGCGGCCCGGTTCGTCGCGGCGGGTGCGGCGGGCTCGCTCTCCGAACAACCACCCCTGCCGCGCGGGGCCTTGGAAGCCGCCGGGCAGTCGGCGTTCGCGCTGGCGGCGAAGGTCCGGGCCCGCGGCGGGAAGCTGGTGGCCACCGGCGGCTGCTTCGACCTGCTGCACCCCGGCCACCTGACCTTGCTGGAACACGCCCGCTCGCTGGGGGACGCGCTGGTCGTCTGCCTGAACTCCGACGAATCCGTCCGGCGCCTGAAGGGCGAGACCCGGCCGATCCTGGCCGCGCCCGACCGGGCCCGGCTGCTGAACGGCCTCGCCGCGGTCGACGCGGTGGTGGTGTTCGGCGAGGACACCCCGGAACGGGTGCTCGACCGGCTCGCCCCGGACGTGTGGGTCAAGGGCGGCGACTACGCCGGGCCGGACCTGCCCGAGGCCGGGGTGGTCCGGCGGCACGGCGGCGAAGTCGTGCTGGTGCCGGTGCTGGACGGCTACTCGACCAGCCGCCTGGTCGCCCGATGA
- a CDS encoding DUF2795 domain-containing protein, which translates to MPEVQSYLTGVRYPCDRAELLRAATAEGAGDQVIGRLGTLPEREYDCYDTVHRELEAK; encoded by the coding sequence ATGCCCGAGGTGCAGAGCTACCTGACCGGCGTCCGTTACCCGTGCGACCGCGCCGAACTCCTGCGTGCCGCCACCGCCGAAGGGGCAGGCGACCAGGTGATCGGACGGCTGGGCACGCTGCCCGAGCGGGAGTACGACTGCTACGACACCGTCCACCGCGAACTGGAGGCGAAATGA
- a CDS encoding glycosyltransferase family 9 protein — protein MSGVLVLRALGLGDLLVAVPALRGLRRAFPGERITLAAPEQFRDLLSEVVDEVLPTSGLGALRAPPERPSVLVNLHGSGPESLADLDAVAEGAPVLTHAHPAFPHHQGPQWIEDQPERVRWCRLLAHYGIDADPDELGIARPGEPSPAPGAVVVHPGAAFAARRWPAARFSAVARELAATGWRVVITGSAAERELAEEVAAGAGLGPGAVFAGRTDLRTLTALVSEACLLVCGDTGVAHLATARGTASVLLFGPTPPSRWGPPPGRPEHVVLWPGTTGDPFAARPDPGLLRIEVPDVVSAARLALGGVRDG, from the coding sequence ATGAGCGGGGTACTGGTGCTGCGCGCGCTCGGGCTCGGGGATCTGCTGGTCGCCGTGCCCGCGCTGCGCGGGCTGCGGCGCGCGTTCCCCGGCGAACGGATCACGCTGGCCGCGCCCGAACAGTTCCGCGACCTGCTTTCCGAGGTCGTGGACGAGGTGCTGCCGACGTCGGGGCTCGGCGCGTTGCGTGCCCCGCCCGAGCGTCCTTCGGTGCTGGTCAACCTGCACGGCAGCGGGCCGGAAAGCCTCGCGGATCTCGACGCGGTGGCTGAGGGCGCACCGGTGCTGACCCACGCCCACCCCGCCTTCCCGCACCACCAAGGTCCACAGTGGATCGAAGACCAGCCGGAACGGGTGCGCTGGTGCCGGTTGCTGGCCCACTACGGGATCGACGCGGACCCTGACGAACTGGGCATCGCGCGACCCGGCGAACCGAGCCCGGCCCCCGGCGCGGTGGTGGTGCACCCGGGGGCCGCCTTCGCTGCCCGGCGCTGGCCCGCCGCGCGGTTTTCCGCCGTCGCCAGGGAATTGGCGGCGACCGGGTGGCGCGTGGTGATCACCGGTTCGGCGGCGGAGCGGGAGCTGGCCGAGGAAGTGGCCGCGGGCGCCGGGCTCGGCCCCGGCGCGGTTTTCGCCGGGCGGACCGATCTCCGGACGCTGACCGCCCTGGTTTCCGAGGCGTGCCTGCTGGTCTGCGGGGACACCGGGGTGGCGCACCTGGCCACCGCCCGCGGCACCGCCTCGGTCCTGCTGTTCGGGCCCACGCCGCCGTCGCGGTGGGGGCCACCACCCGGCCGGCCGGAGCACGTCGTGCTCTGGCCGGGCACCACCGGCGACCCGTTCGCCGCCCGCCCGGACCCCGGCCTGCTGCGGATCGAGGTCCCCGACGTGGTGTCGGCCGCCCGGCTGGCACTGGGAGGTGTGCGTGATGGCTGA
- a CDS encoding SDR family oxidoreductase — translation MTELGTVLISGGASGLGAATVEAVREAGGSPVVLDRDPPASGVPHERVDVTDTEATTAAVHRLAEEAGGLDAVFTAAGVDVPGTLTSVPVDTWENVVRVNLFGTAAVVRAALPHLERSRGSVVTCASTLGIKAVSDATAYCAGKFGVVGFTRALAAETAGRVGVTLLVPGGMHTAFFDAREDRYKPPADAKLNRPEDVARTVVFALSQPAGSQVRELVVCSDEESSWP, via the coding sequence ATGACAGAGCTGGGCACGGTACTGATCTCCGGCGGCGCCTCCGGACTCGGTGCCGCCACGGTCGAAGCGGTGCGGGAAGCCGGTGGCTCCCCGGTGGTGCTCGACCGCGATCCGCCCGCGAGCGGCGTGCCGCACGAGCGGGTCGACGTGACCGACACCGAGGCGACCACCGCGGCGGTGCACCGGCTCGCCGAGGAAGCGGGTGGGCTCGACGCGGTGTTCACCGCGGCGGGCGTGGACGTGCCGGGCACGCTGACCTCGGTGCCGGTGGACACCTGGGAGAACGTGGTCCGGGTCAACCTGTTCGGCACCGCCGCCGTGGTGCGGGCCGCCCTGCCGCACCTCGAGCGCTCGCGGGGTTCGGTGGTCACCTGCGCCTCCACCCTCGGCATCAAGGCGGTCAGCGACGCCACCGCCTACTGCGCCGGGAAGTTCGGCGTGGTCGGCTTCACCAGGGCGCTGGCCGCGGAGACGGCCGGCCGGGTCGGGGTCACCCTGCTGGTGCCCGGCGGCATGCACACCGCCTTCTTCGACGCCAGGGAGGACCGGTACAAACCACCGGCGGACGCGAAGCTGAACCGGCCGGAGGACGTGGCCAGGACCGTGGTGTTCGCGCTGAGCCAGCCGGCCGGCTCTCAGGTGCGTGAGCTCGTGGTCTGCTCGGACGAAGAATCCTCCTGGCCATGA
- a CDS encoding glycosyltransferase family 9 protein, whose product MSGHVLVVRSDNLGDVLLAGPAVRAVAAGAGEVTFLAGPRGRAAAELLPGVDRVLEWCAPWIDPEPPEVTAAGMAAFRDRIHALAPDRALVLTSFHQSPLPMALALREAGVRWIGAISEDYPGALLDLRHRVDGDPPEAERALSLAEAAGFRLPAGDDGGLAITGPLPDVSALTGEPGYVVVHPAASAPAREWGVDRYAAAVRLLVEHGHRVVLTGAPGDRELTRRIACPGALDLTGRTGLAGLAAVLAGAAVVVAPNTGPAHLAAAVGTPVVSLFAPVVPAARWAPYGVPVVLLGDQDAACRGSRARQCPVPGHPCLDRVGVDEVLNAVRRLTSVELEQTGGAA is encoded by the coding sequence GTGAGCGGGCACGTGCTGGTGGTCCGGTCGGACAACCTCGGTGACGTGCTGCTGGCCGGGCCCGCGGTCCGCGCCGTGGCGGCCGGTGCCGGCGAGGTGACGTTCCTGGCGGGACCACGTGGCCGGGCGGCGGCGGAGCTGCTGCCCGGCGTGGACCGCGTGCTGGAGTGGTGCGCGCCGTGGATCGACCCGGAACCGCCCGAGGTCACCGCGGCGGGCATGGCCGCGTTCCGCGACCGGATCCACGCGCTGGCCCCGGATCGCGCCCTCGTGCTGACCTCGTTCCACCAGTCGCCGTTGCCGATGGCACTGGCCCTGCGGGAAGCCGGGGTGCGGTGGATCGGTGCGATCAGCGAGGACTACCCGGGCGCGCTGCTCGATCTGCGGCACCGGGTCGACGGTGATCCGCCCGAAGCGGAGCGGGCGCTGTCGCTGGCCGAGGCCGCCGGATTCCGGCTGCCCGCCGGTGACGACGGGGGGCTGGCGATCACCGGTCCACTGCCCGACGTTTCCGCGCTCACCGGCGAACCCGGTTACGTGGTCGTGCACCCCGCCGCGTCCGCGCCCGCCAGGGAATGGGGCGTGGACCGGTACGCGGCGGCGGTCCGGTTGCTGGTCGAGCACGGGCACCGGGTGGTGCTCACCGGCGCGCCCGGTGACCGGGAACTGACCCGGCGGATCGCCTGCCCCGGTGCGCTGGACCTGACCGGCCGCACCGGACTGGCCGGGCTGGCCGCGGTGCTGGCCGGGGCGGCGGTGGTGGTGGCGCCCAACACCGGACCCGCCCACCTCGCCGCCGCCGTGGGCACGCCGGTGGTCTCGCTGTTCGCCCCGGTGGTGCCCGCCGCCCGCTGGGCGCCCTACGGCGTGCCCGTGGTGCTGCTGGGCGACCAGGACGCGGCCTGCCGCGGCAGCCGGGCGAGGCAGTGCCCGGTGCCCGGCCACCCGTGCCTGGACCGGGTGGGCGTGGACGAGGTGCTGAACGCGGTGCGGCGGCTCACTTCGGTGGAACTGGAGCAAACGGGAGGTGCAGCGTGA
- a CDS encoding aldehyde dehydrogenase, whose protein sequence is MPKISELLTTARQAQRGWAATPVTERGAALRAAAAALRERVGELAKANESDTGRPETEAAEGVLAGAGTLEQYAELGPAHRGRTLRGDLSATDFMVPEPRGVVVALTPWNDPVAVSCGLLGAALVTGNAVVHKPSERAPLTGALLGEILEDCLPDGVLRTVPGDGLVGAELAGHHGVDLVAHVGSVRAGRAIALATARTGAKALLENGGNDPLVVDGDVDPAWAAGQAALGAFANSGQICVAVERIYVHEAIAEPFLAALAVEARSRGLLPLVDNRQRDEVDAHVRDAVANGARLVTGGEPPAGPQYPATVLTGCTGALRVMREETFGPVAPVQVVRDFDEGMAEAATGEYGLAATVLTRSMAHAQRAWRELPVGTVKVNSVFGGAPGGAAEPRGVSGNGFGYGPELLDEMTTTKVVHLEAAP, encoded by the coding sequence ATGCCCAAGATCAGCGAACTGCTCACCACCGCCCGGCAGGCCCAGCGGGGCTGGGCCGCCACCCCGGTCACCGAGCGGGGTGCCGCGTTGCGGGCGGCCGCCGCGGCCCTGCGGGAGCGGGTGGGGGAACTGGCCAAGGCCAACGAATCCGACACCGGCCGCCCGGAAACCGAAGCGGCCGAGGGGGTGCTCGCCGGGGCCGGGACGCTGGAGCAGTACGCCGAACTGGGCCCGGCGCACCGCGGCCGCACGTTGCGCGGTGACCTGTCGGCGACGGACTTCATGGTGCCCGAACCCCGGGGCGTGGTGGTCGCGCTGACGCCGTGGAACGACCCGGTGGCCGTCTCGTGCGGGCTGCTCGGCGCGGCACTGGTCACCGGGAACGCGGTGGTGCACAAGCCGAGCGAGCGCGCACCGCTGACCGGCGCGCTGCTCGGCGAGATCCTCGAGGACTGCCTCCCGGACGGCGTGCTGCGCACCGTGCCCGGTGACGGGCTGGTCGGCGCGGAGCTGGCCGGGCACCACGGGGTCGACCTGGTCGCGCACGTGGGCAGCGTCCGCGCCGGGCGCGCGATCGCGCTGGCCACCGCGCGCACCGGGGCGAAGGCGTTGCTGGAGAACGGCGGCAACGATCCGCTGGTGGTCGACGGGGACGTCGATCCGGCCTGGGCGGCGGGTCAGGCGGCGCTGGGCGCGTTCGCCAACTCCGGGCAGATCTGCGTCGCGGTGGAACGGATCTACGTGCACGAGGCCATCGCCGAGCCGTTCCTGGCGGCGCTGGCGGTCGAAGCCCGTTCGCGCGGTCTGCTCCCGCTGGTGGACAACCGGCAGCGCGACGAGGTCGACGCGCACGTCCGCGACGCGGTGGCGAACGGTGCCCGGCTGGTGACCGGCGGGGAGCCGCCCGCGGGCCCGCAGTACCCGGCCACCGTGCTCACCGGCTGCACCGGAGCGCTGCGCGTGATGCGGGAGGAGACGTTCGGCCCGGTCGCGCCGGTGCAGGTGGTCCGCGACTTCGACGAGGGCATGGCCGAAGCGGCCACCGGCGAGTACGGGCTCGCGGCCACCGTGCTGACCCGGTCGATGGCGCACGCGCAGCGGGCGTGGCGTGAACTGCCCGTGGGCACGGTGAAGGTGAACTCCGTCTTCGGCGGTGCGCCCGGCGGTGCGGCCGAGCCGCGAGGCGTCAGCGGCAACGGTTTCGGCTACGGCCCGGAACTCCTCGACGAGATGACCACGACGAAGGTGGTGCACCTCGAAGCCGCGCCATGA
- a CDS encoding HAD-IIIA family hydrolase translates to MTEYTVVVPTTGRPTLHTLLGGLDHGDGPAPAEIIVVDDRPGGEELELPQLTLPVRVLRSGGRGPAGARNLGWQAANTEWIAFLDDDVRVPHDWRKLLAEDLRDDVDASQGRIHVPLPPDRRPTDDERGTAGLATARWITADMAYRRRVLVAVGGFDERFPRAFREDADLALRAERAGHRLAMGGRVAIHPARRADFFASVRAQRGNADNALMRAKFGRNWRTDTGEGPGRIGRHALTTASAAAALGLAVAKHPLAKFAAGAWLGLTLEFAARRILPGPKTADELARMLVTSVLIPPAASAYRLAGELRVRSARPPAAVLFDRDDTLITDVPYLADADQVKPLPGVEEALRRLRSRGVRVGVVSNQSGVSHGLITPEQLTAVNSKVDELLGPFDTWQVCVHRDADACGCRKPQPGLVEQAARELDVPVGRCVVIGDIGSDVRAALSAGARAILVPTEKTKPEEIEHARRYAQVAETVDDAVELVFS, encoded by the coding sequence ATGACCGAGTACACCGTGGTGGTGCCGACCACCGGACGGCCGACCCTGCACACCCTGCTCGGCGGGCTCGACCACGGGGACGGCCCGGCGCCCGCGGAGATCATCGTGGTCGACGACCGGCCCGGCGGTGAGGAACTCGAACTGCCGCAGCTGACCTTGCCGGTCCGCGTGCTGCGCAGCGGCGGCCGCGGCCCGGCGGGTGCGCGGAACCTGGGCTGGCAGGCGGCGAACACCGAATGGATCGCCTTCCTCGACGACGACGTCCGCGTGCCCCACGACTGGCGGAAGCTCCTGGCCGAGGATCTGCGGGACGACGTCGACGCCTCGCAGGGACGGATTCACGTGCCCCTGCCACCGGACCGCCGCCCCACCGACGACGAGCGCGGCACGGCCGGACTCGCCACTGCCCGCTGGATCACCGCCGACATGGCCTACCGCCGCCGGGTGCTGGTCGCCGTGGGCGGTTTCGACGAACGCTTCCCCCGCGCCTTCCGGGAAGACGCCGATCTCGCCCTGCGCGCGGAGCGGGCGGGCCACCGGCTCGCGATGGGGGGCCGGGTCGCGATCCACCCCGCCCGCCGCGCCGACTTCTTCGCCAGCGTGCGCGCGCAACGCGGGAACGCCGACAACGCCTTGATGCGCGCGAAGTTCGGGCGCAACTGGCGCACCGACACCGGCGAAGGGCCCGGGCGCATCGGCAGGCACGCGCTGACCACCGCGAGCGCCGCCGCGGCGCTCGGCCTGGCGGTGGCGAAGCACCCGTTGGCCAAGTTCGCCGCCGGAGCCTGGCTGGGGTTGACCCTCGAGTTCGCCGCGCGCCGGATCCTGCCGGGGCCGAAGACGGCCGACGAACTCGCGCGCATGCTGGTGACGAGCGTGCTCATCCCGCCGGCCGCGTCGGCGTACCGGCTGGCCGGGGAACTCCGCGTGCGCTCGGCTCGCCCGCCCGCCGCGGTGCTGTTCGACCGCGACGACACGCTGATCACCGACGTGCCCTACCTCGCCGACGCGGATCAGGTCAAACCCCTGCCCGGTGTCGAGGAAGCGTTGCGGCGCCTGCGTTCGCGCGGTGTCCGCGTCGGTGTGGTGAGCAACCAGTCGGGGGTTTCGCACGGGCTGATCACCCCCGAGCAACTGACCGCGGTGAACTCCAAAGTGGACGAACTGCTCGGCCCGTTCGACACCTGGCAGGTCTGCGTGCACCGCGACGCCGACGCGTGCGGGTGCCGCAAACCCCAGCCGGGCCTGGTCGAACAGGCCGCGCGGGAACTGGACGTGCCGGTCGGGCGGTGCGTGGTCATCGGTGACATCGGCTCGGACGTGCGCGCGGCGCTGTCGGCGGGCGCGCGGGCGATCCTGGTGCCGACCGAGAAGACCAAGCCCGAGGAGATCGAGCACGCGCGCCGGTACGCCCAGGTCGCGGAAACCGTGGACGACGCCGTCGAATTGGTCTTCTCGTGA
- a CDS encoding SIS domain-containing protein, whose product MITEHFTALSEALGRLGSAAPTIDRWGRHLATVLGSGGRLLAAGNGGSAAEAQHLTGELVGRYLHDRPPFSAIALHADTSAGTAIVNDYGEQELFARQVQAHGRAGDVLVLLSTSGRSQNVCAAAKVAHEEGLTTWAMTGPLPNNLAALCDDTIAVEAESTATVQEAHLAIVHTLCAVFDRAIGVEGMVA is encoded by the coding sequence GTGATCACGGAACATTTCACGGCGCTCAGTGAAGCGCTGGGGCGGCTGGGTTCGGCCGCCCCGACGATCGACCGGTGGGGACGGCACCTCGCCACCGTGCTGGGGTCCGGCGGGCGGCTGCTGGCCGCGGGAAACGGCGGCAGCGCCGCGGAAGCCCAGCACCTGACCGGCGAACTGGTCGGCCGGTACCTGCACGACCGGCCGCCGTTCTCGGCGATCGCGCTGCACGCGGACACCTCCGCCGGTACCGCGATCGTCAACGACTACGGCGAGCAGGAACTGTTCGCCCGCCAGGTGCAGGCCCACGGCCGCGCCGGGGACGTGCTGGTGCTGCTGTCCACCAGCGGCCGCAGCCAGAACGTCTGCGCCGCCGCGAAGGTCGCGCACGAGGAGGGCTTGACCACCTGGGCGATGACCGGCCCGCTGCCGAACAACCTGGCCGCGTTGTGCGACGACACCATCGCCGTCGAAGCCGAGTCCACCGCGACCGTGCAGGAGGCGCACCTGGCGATCGTGCACACCCTCTGCGCGGTCTTCGACCGGGCCATCGGCGTGGAAGGCATGGTCGCGTGA